One Methylorubrum extorquens genomic window, AGCAGTAGATCGACGATCTCGGTGCGGTCGAACATCGCCGCCACCATCAGCGCGGTGCGGCTGCCGTCGCCGACCCCGTCGACCTGCGCGCCGTGCTCCAGGAGCAGCCGGACGATGTCCGCATCGCCCTTGAAGGCGGCGCCGGCGAGCGGGGTCTGGCCGCGGTCGTTGGCGAGTTCGGGATCGCCCCCGGCCTCCAGGATCACGCGGGCCGTCGCCGCCTGGCCGTTATAGGCGGCCAGCATCAGCAGGCTGTCGCCCTTGTCGTTGCGAAGGTTCGCCGGCAGCCCTTGCCCGAACAGCTCGGCCAGTTCGTCGGCATGGCCCATCCGGGCGTACTGGAAGAGGCGAGCCGCGAAGGCGAGGGTCTCGTCGTCGAGGGCGGGGCGGTCAGCGGACATGGTTTTCGCGTCACGGGTTCGGTGGGTGGAGGGCCGCCGCGCGGCGGTCTCACATGGCGCCGGTAGGTAGCGCCGCCGCGCGGTCCGGCCAGCCGGTCAGGCCTGGGCCGGTACGGCGCGCGAGCCGGCCGGGTCGAACCGGAGCGACAGCACCATGGCGGCGCTCAGTGCTAGGAACACCGCCACCGTGCCGACCAGAAGCGCGTAAACCTCAAGCCCGAGCAGCACGAACAGGAAGCCGAACAGCGCCGACATCAGCCCCCCGAACACGGTGGTGACGGTGACCTCGCGCGAGACCGCGGCCGTGTAGAGACTGGTCTGAGCCACGACGAGCCCGGCGCTGAGGCCGAAGGCGGCGTTGTAGCCGAGCCACTCGCTGAACGAGAGCAGCATCAGCGGGAACAGCGTCATGGCGATCCCGACGAGAGCGTATTGCACGAGGTGGATGCGCAGCCGCGTCGTCGCCTCGAAGGCAAGGAGCAGGGCAAAGGCCAGCACGACCGGCAGAAGCCCATACTTCGCGACACGGGTGATCATCCGGTAGACGGGCATGCCCTCGACCAGCGCGACGCCGAAGCTGCCGGAGCCCGCAAGCCGAGCCGTGGCCTCCGGGATCATCCCAGGCAGCGTGCCGGTCACGACTCGCGGCGCGCTGATTTCGTCGATCCGCCAATTCGCCGTGAAGCCCGTCTTCGTGATCGTGTAGGTCGCGGGCAGTACGTCCCCGAAGAAGCTCGGATTCGGCCAGGGAGAGGCGAGCGTCAGTTCAGCCTGCGGCGCGCTCGGCACGAAGGTGATCTCCCCCGTTCCCCGCAATCCGATCTCGCCCGTATAGGCGACGGCCCCCTCGGGACGGCCTGCCGTCTTGAGCGGGGCAAGAACCCAGCGCTCACCGGGGCAGGCCGCGCCACGGAGCGCGAAGGTGGAGCAGGTCCCCCAGGTCTCCTTGCGCCCGTCGATGGTGATCCCGTCGCCGGGATTGACCGAACCCAGGCGCCCCACCGCGAGACCGATCAGGGCCCGATCCCAGTGGATCCGCGCCCCGGCCGCACCGAGGAGGTCAATCAGTTGCCCCTCGTCCGGCACTTCGAAGCGGCCGGCGAGCTTGACGCGCGCGTCGTAGACGGTGGCGGCGAACGGGCCGCGGCGGCGCTCGGCGGTGTCGAGGGTCACGTCGAAGGACGCCGACCGGGCCGCTGCGAGGACATGGCGCGGCTGGCCGGAATCGTCGGTGAAGGGCAGAACCATCACGGGTCCCTGGACCTGCTGCGGCGGTCCCCAGGCTCTCGCGATCTCGGCCTCGACCTCCCGCTGCCGATCCTGGCGCTCGCCAACGAGTAAGAGGGCGCCGAGGCAGGCCGCTCCGGCCACCAGCGTCAGCCCGGCGATCCGCCGCAGCCGGTGCCACGCGAAGGGCCGCGCGGTCTCCTGGTCGGGCGAGGAGGCTGGGATCGGCGGGGCGAGACTCATCGGGGGCTCCGGGCAAGGGGGATGGTTCGCGGAAGCGCACATCGCCTCCGCGTGGTCGCCCGCCGGAACGGCGGGGCTCTCCGCACTCACTTCTGGATTAGGTTTCGGACGGGCCGGCGCGCGGCACTCGCGACAGCGTCAGGCGGCCCGCGGTACCGCGGGCGGGTTCAGCCCGCCGAACCGGCGGTCGCGGGCGGTGAAGTCGGACACCGCCGCGGCGAGGTCGGTGGCGCCGAAATCGGGCCACATCCGGTCGGTGAAGTGCAGTTCGGCGTAGGCGGCCTCCCAGAGGAGGAAGTCGGAGAGCCGCTTCTCGCCCCCCGTCCGGATCAGGAGATCGACGTCCCCGTCCGCTCCCAGGGCCTCGCTCAGGCCCTCGCGGCTGAGGCCCGCCGGCCCGAGCCGGGCGGCGGCGGCGAGGATCGCGTCGCGCGAGGAGTAATCGACGGCGATGCGCAGGTGCAGCCGGTCACCCGTGGCGGTCGCGGCCTCGGCCCGCGCGATCGCCTCCGGGATGCCGGGCGGCAGGCGGTCGCGGCGGCCGATGACCGTGAGGCGGGTGCCGCTGCGGGCGAGCCGGTCGGTCTCGCCGCGCAGATAGGCCCGCAACAGCCGCATCAGCCCGCCGACCTCCTCGGCCGGGCGGCGCCAGTTGTCGCTGGAGAAGGCGTAGAGCGTCAGCGTGCCGATGCCGAGCGCGGGAGCGGCCTCCGCCACGCGCTGGATCGTCTTGACGCCCGCCCGGTGGCCCGCACCCCGAGGTAGGCCGCGGGCGCTCGCCCAGCGGCCGTTGCCGTCCATGATGATCGCCGCGTGAAGACCTGATCTGCGATCGAGAGGGCTTTGCATCGTAAAGTCTCCGGGCGAAGTGCGAGACACGCGGGGGACGCGGCGTTCGGTGGAATGTCGGGAGTGGTCGTCAGACC contains:
- the creD gene encoding cell envelope integrity protein CreD; this translates as MSLAPPIPASSPDQETARPFAWHRLRRIAGLTLVAGAACLGALLLVGERQDRQREVEAEIARAWGPPQQVQGPVMVLPFTDDSGQPRHVLAAARSASFDVTLDTAERRRGPFAATVYDARVKLAGRFEVPDEGQLIDLLGAAGARIHWDRALIGLAVGRLGSVNPGDGITIDGRKETWGTCSTFALRGAACPGERWVLAPLKTAGRPEGAVAYTGEIGLRGTGEITFVPSAPQAELTLASPWPNPSFFGDVLPATYTITKTGFTANWRIDEISAPRVVTGTLPGMIPEATARLAGSGSFGVALVEGMPVYRMITRVAKYGLLPVVLAFALLLAFEATTRLRIHLVQYALVGIAMTLFPLMLLSFSEWLGYNAAFGLSAGLVVAQTSLYTAAVSREVTVTTVFGGLMSALFGFLFVLLGLEVYALLVGTVAVFLALSAAMVLSLRFDPAGSRAVPAQA
- a CDS encoding di-trans,poly-cis-decaprenylcistransferase; translation: MQSPLDRRSGLHAAIIMDGNGRWASARGLPRGAGHRAGVKTIQRVAEAAPALGIGTLTLYAFSSDNWRRPAEEVGGLMRLLRAYLRGETDRLARSGTRLTVIGRRDRLPPGIPEAIARAEAATATGDRLHLRIAVDYSSRDAILAAAARLGPAGLSREGLSEALGADGDVDLLIRTGGEKRLSDFLLWEAAYAELHFTDRMWPDFGATDLAAAVSDFTARDRRFGGLNPPAVPRAA
- a CDS encoding ankyrin repeat domain-containing protein, translated to MSADRPALDDETLAFAARLFQYARMGHADELAELFGQGLPANLRNDKGDSLLMLAAYNGQAATARVILEAGGDPELANDRGQTPLAGAAFKGDADIVRLLLEHGAQVDGVGDGSRTALMVAAMFDRTEIVDLLLAQGADPSRRDASGMSAADMARQMEAQNTPAQLERAQAG